From Saccharothrix espanaensis DSM 44229, the proteins below share one genomic window:
- a CDS encoding ACP S-malonyltransferase, which translates to MLTGPARRRSPSRRPAPVLLFPGVGSYRPGVLCGLEELPEVRSVIDQVDHADHGRHRVPRLLLDPGGPDERHLSAHDPTSAHLAVYTAAVAVSALLHRRFGVRARAMMGHSAGEIAALAAAGGVDVGDGARVVLARDAAIAESAAPPGGLVVVEATAAEVDRLLAEVALPSLQRACDNAPNQCVVSGAAGDLPALTAVANRNGRRTTRLATTIMFHNRALIGAARAFLDQISSVTVHLPHTPVFSAPLLRTHRSTAELREATAHHLIGPVHFRRALEGLHRSGTGTFLETGPRNVLTALAKATVPDARAVSVLPRKTTVGHLAAVLRATS; encoded by the coding sequence GTGCTGACCGGCCCTGCACGTCGACGGTCGCCGTCCCGCCGCCCCGCGCCGGTGCTGCTGTTCCCCGGCGTGGGCTCCTACCGCCCGGGTGTCCTGTGTGGACTGGAAGAACTCCCGGAGGTCCGCTCGGTGATCGACCAGGTGGACCACGCGGACCACGGCCGGCACCGGGTGCCCCGGCTGCTGCTCGACCCCGGAGGCCCGGACGAACGTCACCTGTCGGCGCACGACCCGACCTCCGCGCACTTGGCCGTCTACACCGCCGCTGTGGCCGTGTCCGCTTTGCTGCACCGGAGGTTCGGCGTGCGCGCGCGGGCGATGATGGGCCACAGCGCCGGTGAGATCGCGGCCTTGGCCGCGGCCGGGGGCGTCGACGTCGGCGACGGGGCCCGCGTCGTTCTCGCGCGGGACGCCGCGATAGCGGAGAGCGCCGCGCCGCCGGGCGGTTTGGTCGTCGTCGAAGCGACCGCGGCGGAAGTGGACCGGCTGCTCGCCGAGGTCGCCCTGCCGTCCCTGCAACGGGCGTGCGACAACGCGCCGAACCAATGCGTGGTGTCGGGCGCGGCCGGTGACCTGCCGGCGCTGACGGCAGTGGCGAACCGGAACGGCCGGCGGACGACGCGGCTGGCCACCACGATCATGTTCCACAACCGAGCGCTCATCGGCGCCGCCCGCGCCTTCCTGGACCAGATCTCCTCCGTCACCGTCCACCTGCCGCACACCCCGGTCTTCTCCGCGCCGCTGCTGCGCACCCACCGGAGCACAGCGGAGCTGCGCGAAGCGACGGCGCACCACCTGATCGGACCGGTGCACTTCCGCCGGGCGCTGGAGGGCCTGCACCGCTCGGGGACCGGGACGTTCCTCGAAACCGGCCCGCGCAACGTCCTCACCGCCCTGGCAAAGGCGACCGTCCCCGACGCGCGCGCCGTGTCCGTTCTACCCAGGAAAACCACCGTGGGCCACCTGGCCGCCGTGCTCAGGGCGACCTCGTGA
- a CDS encoding recombinase family protein: MIAMRRQTVEQGRYLGGRPPYGYRLVDAGPHPNRALARRGVRRQQLAPDPAIAHVVKLIFHLRLAGHSKAAIARHLNEQGIPGPSH; this comes from the coding sequence ATGATCGCCATGCGCAGACAGACCGTCGAACAGGGCCGCTACCTCGGCGGCAGACCACCCTACGGCTACCGGCTCGTCGACGCCGGACCCCACCCCAACCGCGCACTGGCCCGACGCGGAGTACGGCGACAACAACTCGCACCCGACCCCGCCATAGCACACGTCGTAAAACTGATCTTCCACCTACGCCTCGCCGGACACAGCAAGGCGGCCATCGCACGACACCTCAACGAACAAGGAATCCCCGGCCCGTCGCACTGA
- a CDS encoding acyl carrier protein, with the protein MSIDPDTVSAEFVKLLSKIAEVPEEKIHAHSSLKGDLDVDSLAIVELFDVTEAQWGVKIPDEDAQALATVGEIVDYLRRRV; encoded by the coding sequence ATGTCCATCGACCCCGACACCGTTTCGGCCGAGTTCGTCAAGCTGCTGTCCAAGATCGCCGAGGTGCCCGAGGAGAAGATCCACGCGCACTCCTCGCTCAAGGGTGACCTGGACGTCGACAGCCTGGCCATCGTGGAGCTGTTCGACGTCACCGAGGCGCAGTGGGGGGTGAAGATCCCGGACGAGGACGCCCAGGCGCTCGCCACCGTCGGCGAGATCGTCGACTACCTGCGCCGCAGGGTCTGA
- a CDS encoding ABC1 kinase family protein, giving the protein MDRTRARRVRATLEQLGPFYIKVGQMLSTRPDIVSQATAEELRGLHDRVEARPFGEFEPVLRAGLGRRWRGMFTDFDTENPIGSASLAQVYAATLTDGRPVAVKVQRPDIAPLIAEDMALLRRAARLLAVTAPGFTELVDVRAMLDMLFEAMRSELDFTREAVEADRARAEVLEYKHLDVPEVYEASPTVMVQSLAPGCSIADARPEEFTTAERVGIGRDLMAFMFSSYFTTKVFHADPHPGNVFVQPGSKASLLDWGMVGRIDHRTSLGMLRMLLNVALNDALGVTRAWVDMGRATERADVAAFRNDMELLVPSLTTVTLDRLDFGATFTSVLGSSTRHGIRTNPAIALLGKSFANLEGSIRYLAPELSVVGTFRDQLQDIMIDIADEAISEARLADVTLELLTNGTQTLHYVHTALRQLIGGEMVFRVERANRLDRHAGRRRSLFAVVAGAFLWSTHKRLARSVSATALVDGDQT; this is encoded by the coding sequence GTGGACAGGACGCGCGCCCGCCGGGTGCGGGCGACGCTGGAACAGCTCGGACCGTTCTACATCAAGGTCGGGCAGATGCTGTCGACCCGCCCGGACATCGTCTCCCAGGCGACCGCCGAGGAGCTGCGCGGATTGCACGACAGGGTCGAAGCTCGCCCGTTCGGCGAGTTCGAACCGGTCCTGCGGGCCGGCCTCGGTCGGCGGTGGCGCGGGATGTTCACCGACTTCGACACCGAGAACCCGATCGGCTCCGCCTCGCTGGCCCAGGTCTACGCGGCCACCCTGACCGACGGCCGGCCGGTGGCTGTCAAGGTGCAGCGCCCGGACATCGCACCTCTCATCGCCGAGGACATGGCGCTGCTGCGCCGCGCCGCCCGGCTGCTGGCCGTGACCGCGCCCGGGTTCACCGAGCTTGTCGACGTGCGGGCCATGCTCGACATGCTGTTCGAAGCCATGCGCTCGGAACTGGACTTCACCCGCGAGGCCGTCGAGGCCGACCGCGCTCGCGCCGAAGTCCTCGAGTACAAGCACCTCGACGTTCCCGAGGTGTACGAAGCATCGCCGACGGTGATGGTGCAGAGCCTGGCGCCGGGCTGCTCCATCGCCGACGCCCGTCCCGAGGAGTTCACCACCGCCGAACGCGTCGGCATCGGCCGCGACCTCATGGCGTTCATGTTCAGCAGCTACTTCACCACCAAGGTCTTCCACGCCGATCCCCACCCGGGCAACGTGTTCGTCCAGCCGGGAAGCAAAGCGTCGCTGCTGGACTGGGGCATGGTCGGCCGCATCGACCACCGGACCAGCCTGGGCATGTTGCGGATGCTGCTCAACGTCGCCCTCAACGACGCCCTCGGCGTCACCCGCGCGTGGGTGGACATGGGGCGCGCCACCGAACGCGCGGACGTCGCCGCGTTCCGCAACGACATGGAGCTGCTCGTCCCGAGCCTGACCACCGTCACGCTCGACCGGCTCGACTTCGGCGCCACCTTCACCTCGGTGCTGGGCAGCTCGACCCGGCACGGCATCCGCACCAACCCCGCCATCGCGCTGCTGGGCAAGTCGTTCGCCAACCTGGAGGGCTCCATCCGCTACCTGGCACCCGAGCTGAGCGTCGTGGGCACCTTCCGCGACCAGCTCCAGGACATCATGATCGACATCGCGGACGAGGCCATCTCCGAGGCGCGGCTGGCCGACGTCACGCTGGAACTGCTAACCAACGGCACCCAGACGCTGCACTACGTCCACACCGCCCTGCGCCAGCTGATCGGCGGCGAGATGGTGTTCCGCGTCGAGCGAGCCAACCGGCTCGACCGCCACGCGGGCCGCCGGCGCAGCCTCTTCGCAGTCGTCGCCGGCGCTTTCCTGTGGTCCACCCACAAGCGCCTCGCCCGCTCCGTGAGCGCGACCGCTCTCGTGGATGGCGACCAGACGTGA
- a CDS encoding putative 4-hydroxy-3-methylbut-2-enyl diphosphate reductase — protein MRRTLRVESLNVGQGQLAGKIVVADWVEHPERGRVRCPAAALLAGSLRRAGLEPVRVEHLRAEDLSSRDITCSADVAAVASYVDRDGSALGMAAAVPGGDRRAAALVLGAVRQWAQVLRTRRIALAAVKPWCTGLEASFRALDQLLSTVAGPVHVLGTPPPCRVTTEEFIRRGTVFVESLDQVPDGALLHFGPAGASPLVRAKAATRDLVLSDGTCPLVAAAAGEVRRLAEEGATVVVVADPAHAAVPTLTGQAPEQVVLVNEMAQADAVRVGDPGPIGVVVEPGADVARLMRVAERVRARFDHVRPQHPATLCHEPSDRHNALRLLAEADVVLVVGKAAADDSEEVVARFAALGVPAFVVASAGEVEPDWLRTAGCVGVTASLTADPGAVDGVVDALRGLGPSAVVEVAVRTSPVVPRVVVPPVIRPTPV, from the coding sequence ATGAGAAGGACTCTCAGGGTCGAATCACTGAACGTCGGACAAGGGCAGCTCGCCGGGAAGATCGTGGTGGCGGACTGGGTGGAGCACCCGGAACGAGGACGGGTGCGATGTCCGGCCGCCGCGCTGCTCGCGGGCAGCCTGCGTCGCGCGGGCCTGGAGCCGGTTCGCGTCGAACACCTGCGCGCCGAGGACCTGTCGTCCCGCGACATCACGTGCAGCGCAGATGTGGCGGCCGTTGCGTCCTATGTGGACCGGGATGGCAGTGCGCTGGGCATGGCCGCCGCCGTGCCGGGCGGTGATCGCCGCGCGGCGGCCCTGGTGCTCGGCGCGGTCCGACAGTGGGCACAGGTACTGAGGACGCGGCGTATCGCGCTGGCTGCGGTAAAACCCTGGTGCACCGGGCTCGAAGCGTCCTTCCGTGCGTTGGACCAGTTGTTGAGCACCGTTGCCGGGCCCGTACACGTCCTGGGCACCCCTCCTCCGTGCCGGGTCACCACAGAGGAGTTCATCCGGCGTGGCACGGTGTTCGTCGAATCCCTCGACCAGGTCCCGGACGGTGCCCTGCTCCACTTCGGTCCCGCGGGTGCCAGTCCCCTCGTGCGGGCGAAGGCAGCGACCAGGGACCTGGTCCTGAGCGACGGGACCTGCCCGTTGGTCGCTGCGGCGGCCGGCGAGGTCCGGCGGCTGGCGGAGGAGGGTGCCACGGTGGTGGTCGTCGCCGATCCCGCGCACGCGGCCGTGCCGACGTTGACGGGCCAGGCGCCCGAGCAGGTCGTGCTGGTCAACGAGATGGCACAGGCCGACGCCGTGCGGGTCGGCGATCCCGGCCCGATCGGCGTGGTGGTGGAGCCGGGAGCGGACGTGGCAAGGCTCATGCGGGTGGCCGAACGGGTCCGGGCACGCTTCGATCACGTCAGGCCCCAACATCCCGCGACCCTGTGCCACGAACCTTCCGACCGGCACAACGCGTTGCGGCTGTTGGCCGAAGCGGACGTGGTGCTGGTGGTGGGCAAGGCGGCAGCGGACGACAGCGAGGAGGTGGTCGCGCGGTTCGCGGCGCTGGGCGTGCCGGCGTTCGTGGTGGCGTCGGCGGGAGAGGTCGAACCGGACTGGCTGCGCACGGCGGGGTGCGTCGGCGTGACCGCGTCGCTGACCGCCGATCCGGGTGCGGTCGACGGTGTGGTCGACGCCTTGCGAGGGTTGGGACCGTCGGCTGTCGTGGAGGTCGCCGTGCGAACCTCGCCCGTCGTACCGCGGGTCGTCGTGCCGCCCGTCATCCGGCCGACGCCCGTTTGA
- a CDS encoding helix-turn-helix domain-containing protein — MDEARTGVQAGPAARLADAVHPVTTQAGSPFREGLLTAWQLDRPIGRDNDVCDRDTGRPRDRAATSGRARKKCLTALCGTVFEGSWTSADRPGHSPWRVIVFYADNQMEVYSVPAGVGHFFDQDKNGSFAVREISHMSPNASEQDDESACDLVELLRQAHAHQRAAQQLIARAEELCRQGHAAARNPPPCPGGDVWDRFTERETEVAELLTQGMSNRIIARRLDISERTVKNHLNSIFQKLGVADRTQTVIALMRGT, encoded by the coding sequence GTGGACGAGGCGCGCACGGGTGTGCAGGCCGGACCGGCGGCCCGCTTGGCGGACGCGGTGCACCCGGTAACCACGCAAGCCGGATCGCCCTTCCGCGAGGGTTTGCTCACCGCCTGGCAACTGGACCGGCCCATCGGGCGCGACAACGACGTGTGCGACCGTGACACCGGCCGACCTCGCGACCGTGCCGCAACTTCCGGACGCGCCCGGAAGAAATGCTTGACCGCCCTTTGCGGCACCGTTTTCGAGGGATCCTGGACGTCTGCCGACCGGCCCGGTCATTCGCCGTGGCGGGTCATAGTGTTTTATGCGGACAACCAAATGGAGGTTTACTCGGTTCCTGCTGGTGTGGGACACTTCTTCGACCAGGACAAGAACGGGTCATTTGCGGTCAGGGAGATTTCACACATGTCTCCAAACGCCTCCGAGCAGGACGACGAGAGTGCTTGTGACCTAGTGGAATTGCTCCGGCAGGCGCACGCCCACCAGCGGGCAGCCCAACAGTTGATAGCCCGTGCGGAAGAACTGTGCCGACAGGGGCACGCTGCGGCCCGGAACCCGCCGCCCTGTCCTGGTGGAGATGTGTGGGACCGGTTCACCGAACGTGAGACCGAGGTAGCGGAATTGCTCACCCAGGGCATGTCGAACCGTATCATCGCGCGCCGCCTGGACATCTCGGAGCGCACCGTCAAGAACCATCTGAACTCAATTTTCCAGAAGCTCGGCGTGGCCGACCGGACCCAGACGGTGATCGCCCTGATGCGCGGCACATGA
- a CDS encoding beta-ketoacyl-[acyl-carrier-protein] synthase family protein codes for MSGTVPGVVVTGVGATTPLGGDARTTWSALLAGDSGIGALDVQPPWKVDQLPVRIVAAAVVDPSAVLSPKQVRHTDRATQLALVAVAEGWADAGFTAPASSGESPLDPLEVGAVVSCGLAGITSMIRQYEALVDRGAAGVSPYCIPMMIPNSPSAEVGLLVGARAGVHSPVSACAAGAEAIAYGVQMIRSGRAKVVVAGGADATIHPLVLAGFARMGALSCRNDDPLRASRPFDTGRDGFVLGEGAGVLVLEDAEHARARNARVYCELAGYGLAADCHHIAQPDPSGAGVARAVTAALHDAGTPPAELTHVNAHATSTPLGDVAEAGAIRRVLGRHADSPCVSATKSSTGHLIGGAGGVESVLTALTVHHRVAPPTTNLVDLDPAVGLDVVGPTPRPLPTGPVTALNNAMGFGGHDVSLVLRSC; via the coding sequence ATGTCCGGCACGGTCCCGGGGGTCGTGGTCACCGGTGTGGGGGCCACCACGCCCCTGGGCGGCGACGCCCGCACGACGTGGTCGGCCCTGCTCGCCGGTGACAGCGGCATCGGCGCACTCGACGTCCAGCCGCCCTGGAAGGTCGACCAGCTGCCGGTGCGCATCGTCGCGGCCGCGGTCGTCGACCCGTCCGCCGTCCTGTCGCCCAAGCAGGTCCGGCACACCGACCGGGCGACGCAGTTGGCGCTGGTAGCGGTCGCCGAGGGGTGGGCCGATGCCGGGTTCACCGCACCCGCCTCCAGCGGCGAGAGCCCGCTGGACCCGTTGGAGGTCGGTGCGGTGGTCAGCTGCGGCCTCGCCGGTATCACCTCGATGATCCGGCAGTACGAGGCCCTGGTGGACCGGGGCGCGGCCGGCGTGTCGCCGTACTGCATCCCGATGATGATCCCGAACTCGCCCAGCGCGGAGGTCGGCCTGCTGGTCGGCGCACGAGCCGGCGTGCACTCACCGGTCAGCGCCTGCGCGGCGGGGGCCGAGGCGATCGCCTACGGCGTGCAGATGATCCGGTCCGGGCGGGCGAAGGTGGTTGTGGCCGGCGGCGCGGACGCCACGATCCACCCCTTGGTGCTGGCGGGGTTCGCCCGCATGGGAGCGCTGTCCTGCCGCAACGACGACCCGCTCCGCGCGTCGCGCCCCTTCGACACCGGACGCGACGGTTTCGTGCTCGGTGAGGGGGCGGGGGTGCTGGTGCTCGAGGATGCCGAGCACGCCAGGGCGCGCAACGCGCGCGTCTACTGCGAACTGGCCGGCTACGGCTTGGCGGCGGACTGCCACCACATCGCCCAGCCGGACCCCTCCGGCGCGGGCGTGGCGCGGGCCGTCACCGCAGCGCTGCACGACGCCGGCACCCCGCCCGCCGAACTCACCCACGTCAACGCCCACGCGACCTCCACGCCCCTGGGCGACGTGGCCGAGGCAGGGGCGATCCGCCGGGTGCTGGGCCGACACGCAGACAGCCCGTGCGTCTCGGCCACGAAGTCCTCGACCGGGCACCTGATCGGAGGGGCCGGCGGTGTCGAGTCGGTGCTGACCGCGCTCACCGTCCACCACCGCGTCGCACCGCCCACCACGAACCTCGTGGACCTCGACCCCGCCGTCGGTCTCGACGTCGTAGGCCCCACCCCGCGCCCGTTGCCAACCGGGCCGGTCACCGCCCTGAACAACGCGATGGGCTTCGGCGGGCATGACGTGTCGCTCGTGCTGCGCTCGTGCTGA
- a CDS encoding wax ester/triacylglycerol synthase domain-containing protein, protein MPHRSSDLPKRGIWRSPSEMNALETLFWRAENHPGMRSNMVGVFVLDRCPDWERFVGRHEWSTRVVPRLRHRALEPPLRLGRPFWVPDETFDVRNHVHRVRLPTPCTTRQLLDLVGAVVSRPLAPERPLWEATLVEDWDDGHGGKAAYLLKLHHSLCDGMGAVQLITVLLGEAAASAAEPALPPAHRRAAHATTLLAGRLAKVLLALPSAATRAARGTRAGFPRLKVPSAGRVVKRVVSFARTTLVPPAPASPLLRERSNAVHLDALDFPRKAFRAAGKAGDGTLNDVFVAGLMGGVDRYHRHFGVDLPELPMLIPISVRKHDDLPAGNRLASTRLAMPVSGLDPVTRIVEAGRRIATVRSKSTLRALDLLTRPLAPLPGPVVRFALSQMFRGNDLIATNFSGPPGRLGLAGSQVLGILPFPPLLCGATSIALTTYQDRCHIGITLDTGAFTDPDAFVAALRESFEELFALAPRDRVAPLTG, encoded by the coding sequence ATGCCCCACCGCAGCAGCGATCTTCCCAAACGCGGTATCTGGCGCTCGCCGAGCGAGATGAATGCGCTGGAAACACTGTTCTGGCGAGCGGAGAACCACCCGGGAATGCGGTCGAACATGGTGGGTGTGTTCGTGCTCGACCGATGCCCGGACTGGGAGCGCTTCGTGGGCAGGCACGAGTGGAGCACGCGCGTCGTCCCCCGGTTGCGGCACCGGGCGCTGGAGCCGCCACTGCGGCTGGGCCGGCCGTTCTGGGTCCCGGACGAGACCTTCGACGTGCGCAACCACGTGCACCGGGTGCGACTGCCGACCCCCTGCACGACCCGCCAACTGCTCGACCTGGTGGGCGCGGTCGTGTCACGTCCCCTGGCCCCCGAACGCCCGCTGTGGGAGGCGACGCTGGTGGAGGACTGGGACGACGGACACGGCGGGAAGGCCGCCTACTTGCTCAAGCTGCACCACAGCCTGTGCGACGGGATGGGCGCGGTGCAGCTGATCACCGTGCTGCTGGGCGAGGCGGCTGCCTCCGCAGCCGAGCCCGCGCTGCCGCCCGCCCACCGCCGCGCCGCGCACGCCACCACGCTGCTCGCCGGACGCCTGGCCAAGGTGCTGCTCGCGCTGCCCTCGGCCGCGACCCGCGCCGCACGGGGAACCCGTGCGGGCTTCCCTCGGCTCAAGGTGCCGTCGGCCGGTCGAGTCGTGAAGCGCGTGGTGTCGTTCGCCAGGACGACGCTCGTGCCCCCGGCCCCCGCGTCGCCGTTGCTGCGCGAACGCAGCAACGCCGTCCACCTCGACGCGCTCGACTTCCCCCGGAAGGCGTTCCGGGCGGCGGGCAAAGCGGGAGACGGCACCCTCAACGACGTCTTCGTGGCCGGCCTGATGGGCGGTGTCGACCGCTACCACCGCCACTTCGGGGTGGACCTGCCCGAACTCCCGATGCTGATCCCGATCAGCGTGCGCAAGCACGACGACCTCCCGGCGGGAAACCGGCTGGCCAGCACGAGGTTGGCCATGCCGGTGTCCGGCCTGGACCCGGTCACACGGATCGTCGAAGCCGGCCGCCGGATCGCCACCGTGCGCAGCAAGTCGACGCTGCGGGCGTTGGACCTGCTCACCCGGCCGCTCGCGCCGTTGCCTGGCCCGGTGGTGAGGTTCGCCCTGAGCCAGATGTTCCGGGGCAACGACCTGATCGCCACCAACTTCTCCGGACCACCCGGCCGGCTCGGCCTTGCGGGATCACAGGTGCTGGGCATTCTGCCGTTCCCGCCGCTGCTGTGCGGCGCGACGAGCATCGCACTGACCACCTACCAGGACCGCTGCCACATCGGGATCACGTTGGACACCGGCGCGTTCACCGATCCGGACGCCTTCGTCGCCGCACTGAGGGAGAGCTTCGAGGAGCTGTTCGCGCTCGCCCCGCGCGACCGCGTCGCGCCCCTGACCGGGTGA